The DNA segment TGAAAGACCTGCGAATATCCAACCTAACGTCGGAGATCATAGACAACACTGTGGAATCCAAGCAGTTTGCAAAAAACCAAATAAACGATGCACAAACTTCGATCGCATAATATtcagaaaaaagtaaaaatagagAAACAGTGCCAATGATactaaataaatacaattacCATAGAACCAATTATGtcgctttattttttttaaagatgATGTACATTAATTCTCCACGTATGATATAGATATACTAATTACaatcataaaatttttatgtacCTCTACTTTCACATAACTTCAACGAAACGTTTAATGATAATTTCTTCGTGTAATAATATTCGTTTCATATACTCCTAATTGCGTATGATCGCTCTCATTCATATTCACTACgtcacaaatataaattttaaatgtttaaatacgtGCAAGagatttttacgttataacgaatattaatGAGGCGACACACTATGCTAACGTTTAGACGATCATCAGTCTGAAACGATCGATATTGGAGGAAAGTGGcacttaaataaaaatagaaaacactTTATACTATAATGTTTCCCTCGACACGAAGTTTTTATCTTTGAAAATCGTCACACTGATCTGAAAAGACGATAAAACAAAAACGCATACTATTTGACTACATTCGACATTGTAAAGGCAAAAAGAAACACACTTGACATGGACTAACTACATgaatgtgtatacatatatattcaagaCGCTCGGGATTGAAAAATGTAACGAGCTCCTTTTCAAAACGAGGCTACGAGAAACTTGACATTAAGGTTTGTAAAAGCCACTCTCTCATCACTGTTCTCTACAAAGAGAGAGTGGGGTAATGCTTGGTGCAGGGTCACGTATCGCAATGTCAGTACAGAGGCAACACTTCGTCAGAAACGGCGACTCTTGAGCCAGTCTGAATGAAAATTTGGTAGCGACTGGTGTGAGTATAATTCAACGTTAAATTAACAGAATTTTCTGCCGGCTTTTTGTGCTCACTGCTTGACACTTCTAACGCTGTTCTTTTGAAATTCGTCTACCGTTCTGATTCGATTGTAATCACATTAATATATTCTATTGTTTCATTTATTGCAAGTAAAATAGCTTTCTACGCCTGTAGATGAATGGAAATTGCAAAATTGATTACtccatttaataattttcatgaaattatatataaatttcataattttgtacagaataatttacatataattgGAAAGTATGTAAGTATGAAGAAAATGTTTTATCGCATATATATACGTTACCGTAACAAGATATGCACAGGTGCACAAGTTTCACGAAACTAAATTCTGATATTAGGGTACTACAATCTAAAAAGAGTAGCTATTTTACACGTTACTTTGTACAACTTATTCTTTGAGCTAGAACGTCACACTGTCAGTGTCTCTAATCGTTCGCGTTCATGGTCGTCAACTTTTTACTAGCTGCATATGTCGCAAAAGAGTAAAATTTCCTGTTCTCAAGTCTAAACATATGTATATgggaagaaaattttatttttcataatttgttaAGTCCATCGAGAtctgaaaattatataaagccttcagtttctaattaaattaacaCACGTTCTATATCTATATTATCTATGTAAATTTACTCCGcaatattctttctttattacacttcaataaatgttattataatatactaGCAATTTATATACTATCCATTTAGCTCATGTTAGCAAAAATGCTACATTGCACGACGTTGTGTTATCTGGCTGCAGCTGCATTGCTCGCtgtatttttgttcttttcgGCGGTCTACTTTTTCATTCAGTACACGTTCGGAGTCTGCAAGAGTAAGAACAGAATGGATGGAAAGACTGTGATAATCACTGGATGCACATCCGGCATTGGAAAAGAAACTGCAAAAGATATCGCGAGAAGAGGAGCGAGATTGATCATGGCCTGTCGAAATATGGAGTCAGCGAACAAATTAAAAGGTTCATCTTAAACCTTACTTTTATCATAATAGAATTAATCGCCATCATTGTTCAAGTTCTATCGCGTTTTAAATAAACAGAAGGTCCTTAGTATTTGTTAAAGATGAGGCAATACAATCAATTACAAATGTATTCCAATTAAGTAAGACgattatgtttatattataaatagacattaaatctttaaaatcatttatattGCTAATTGTAACTTGGCTAGCACTTAACTATAAAACTGTAAAAAACTATTTAGAGGAAAAACGATATATTAATATGATACTAATAGATAATTTTAAgttgttaatataattataagcaGAGAGTTCCGTAGCTGTTGCAACAACTTttgaaactaaataatttttttaaaaattggaTCAACGACCTGGATTTTTTGAGAAATTAAAAGGATTAGTTTATTAAATGACGAACaaaaaagattttgaaaaattgtaattgcTCGCGAAGAAAAAGGTAGAGGTcgaatttttcaacttttttatCTGGGCTCGTAATGAACATTTAAATAACATATATTGAACATTCATATCAGTTATATATATGCTGAAAATTTTATTGATATCAGTTTATGTAGAAACAAGCGACAGGTATCGAAATTTTCAGCATGTATACAGCATGTATATGAACATGTATGTTGGAAATCGCtatatatttaaagaacaaAACTTTCTTGTTTCATATGTTTTTTACTTCACAATTCAAATTTGTTGTTTCATAGAGGAATTAATAAAGGAATCAGGCAACGAGAACATCGTTACTCGAGAGTTAAACTTGTCGTCACTGACTTCGATAAGAAAATTTGCGCAGGAAATAAACCGTGAAGAGTCTAGGTTGGATGTATTAATTCATAACGCAGGAACTGCAGACTTATTCACAAAAAAAGTGACGGAAGACGGTCTGGAAATGACTATGGGAACAAATCACTATGGTCCATTCTTACTTACACATCTTTTGATCGGTacgacaatttcttttttaatgatttCCTTCTTCATCCTAAGACACTACTTGTAGAATTATTTTGCAGACTTACTAAAACAATCGAAACCAAGTCGAATAATCGTCGTTGCATCAGGACTGTATTACTTAGCGagattaaatttaaacaatGTAAATCCAACGACGACCTTGCCTGGCTATTTGTACTATGTTTCCAAATATGCAAACATCGTTTTTACACTAGAATTAGCACGACGTCTTGAAGGTTCTGGCGTGACAGCTAATTGTCTTCATCCTGGTCTGATAAACACTGGAATCTGGAAAAGTGTTCCGCCTCCATTTTCttggggattacattttttgcTGAACACATTTTCCAAAACAATCGAACAGGGCGCGCAAACAACGATATATCTTGCAGTGTCCAGTGAAGTTAATGGAATTTCTGGCAAATATTTTTCGGATTGTCGTGTAAGCAAAACTTGCCACAATTTTTTGTTTACAAATAGCATTTCTTAAATAACGATGATATTGTTTACTGCTACATATCATTAATTTTAGGAAACCGAACTTCCTCACGGAATAAAGAATCCATCTCAAGGTAAAAAGTTTTGGGAACTCAGCGAAACCATGGTGAAACTCCAACCATCAGatccaaaaatataaaagttcacATAAACATATTTTGTTAATCTATGTAAAAAATCTATGTAATCTATTTTAAAAGCTGCAAATTTTCTGTAATTAAAAGGCTTCTAATTCGTTAAACTTTTTGTATGAAtgatttgtatttaattatccCGCAAGGTGATAATCGAGAAGTAGTGATACGTTTCTCACATTTCATTTACACATTCTAATTtgatttagaaaaataataaccATTGATGTTGCACTCGCGTAATAttctattgaaaatataatataatatattaggtcatcctataagttcgtgccgtttttcgagcggttatatatgttaagattgtttacatacctttcagtttcatgaaaaaatgtaatccccctctcgttgtacaacttcttcccatttatCTGGTAGGGCCATtgttccgtctcgataaaagttctcttgtttttctttaaaataattttttaagctatttttgagaatgtcaatattttcaaattttttatctactaaaaagtgttgtaatgctctgaacaggtggtaatcagatggggcaatgtctggggaatatgggggatgtggtaaaatttcccaattaaattcagacaatttttttgtaacgctTTTCGCGAGTTTTCGTAAAGTATCCACTTTTCATCACCAGTTACCAGGCGTTTAAGGAATGGCTCATGTTTATTACGCTCAAGTAATGACATGCACGCTGTCGTTCGTTCAAGACGGTTCCGTTGCGCAAGTTCATGGGGCATCCAAACGTTCAACTTTGACACCATccccattttttttaaacacctatgaatcgttgtcttaggtattttcagaacatttgacatctcttgaactgtcaaacttcgtgatttttcaacaagatcccgaattttatcttcgtctgtcTGAGAAGGACGTCCGGAGCGTTCCTCGTCTTCTAAACGGAAATTCCCAACTCTAAAACGTTGGAACTACTTCCTACAGGTGCGAGATGAAAGCGCATTTTCTCCGTAAACAGCACATATGTTTTTCGTGGCAATTGTTACAGAACTTCCTTtccgaaattcatataacatgagaTGTCGAAAATGGATATGCATTTCACTCATGATTTTTTACTGTTAGAAGTCACTGTGTTCACTATATTACGATCTTATACCCACGAAAATCTGTTCTAGCCTGTTCTCGATCAACTAAGCTCAAGTGAATTGGTTCCTCATcgtcgtatgtttataaatcgacacatgaaatgtatacacaaaagtcggcacgaacttatgggatgacctaatagaatCAGCAATCACAGAAATAGGTTCTTATTTATGTGTTAATGTTTCATCGCATTTGAAACTTAGAGTGATAAGTGAAAAGATACTGCAGATCGTCATGGTGACATACACTTGAAGGACACataaaacgtttaaaatatGATCCTCGTTGTGTTTCCAGATAAACAAAGAGTAAACAGTTTTACCATATGGTA comes from the Bombus terrestris chromosome 8, iyBomTerr1.2, whole genome shotgun sequence genome and includes:
- the LOC100644668 gene encoding retinol dehydrogenase 14 isoform X3, whose protein sequence is MCIHIYSRRSGLKNVTSSFSKRGYEKLDIKYTFGVCKSKNRMDGKTVIITGCTSGIGKETAKDIARRGARLIMACRNMESANKLKEELIKESGNENIVTRELNLSSLTSIRKFAQEINREESRLDVLIHNAGTADLFTKKVTEDGLEMTMGTNHYGPFLLTHLLIDLLKQSKPSRIIVVASGLYYLARLNLNNVNPTTTLPGYLYYVSKYANIVFTLELARRLEGSGVTANCLHPGLINTGIWKSVPPPFSWGLHFLLNTFSKTIEQGAQTTIYLAVSSEVNGISGKYFSDCRETELPHGIKNPSQGKKFWELSETMVKLQPSDPKI
- the LOC100644668 gene encoding retinol dehydrogenase 14 isoform X1 → MCIHIYSRRSGLKNVTSSFSKRGYEKLDIKLMLAKMLHCTTLCYLAAAALLAVFLFFSAVYFFIQYTFGVCKSKNRMDGKTVIITGCTSGIGKETAKDIARRGARLIMACRNMESANKLKEELIKESGNENIVTRELNLSSLTSIRKFAQEINREESRLDVLIHNAGTADLFTKKVTEDGLEMTMGTNHYGPFLLTHLLIDLLKQSKPSRIIVVASGLYYLARLNLNNVNPTTTLPGYLYYVSKYANIVFTLELARRLEGSGVTANCLHPGLINTGIWKSVPPPFSWGLHFLLNTFSKTIEQGAQTTIYLAVSSEVNGISGKYFSDCRETELPHGIKNPSQGKKFWELSETMVKLQPSDPKI
- the LOC100644668 gene encoding retinol dehydrogenase 14 isoform X2; its protein translation is MLAKMLHCTTLCYLAAAALLAVFLFFSAVYFFIQYTFGVCKSKNRMDGKTVIITGCTSGIGKETAKDIARRGARLIMACRNMESANKLKEELIKESGNENIVTRELNLSSLTSIRKFAQEINREESRLDVLIHNAGTADLFTKKVTEDGLEMTMGTNHYGPFLLTHLLIDLLKQSKPSRIIVVASGLYYLARLNLNNVNPTTTLPGYLYYVSKYANIVFTLELARRLEGSGVTANCLHPGLINTGIWKSVPPPFSWGLHFLLNTFSKTIEQGAQTTIYLAVSSEVNGISGKYFSDCRETELPHGIKNPSQGKKFWELSETMVKLQPSDPKI
- the LOC100644668 gene encoding retinol dehydrogenase 14 isoform X4; translation: MDGKTVIITGCTSGIGKETAKDIARRGARLIMACRNMESANKLKEELIKESGNENIVTRELNLSSLTSIRKFAQEINREESRLDVLIHNAGTADLFTKKVTEDGLEMTMGTNHYGPFLLTHLLIDLLKQSKPSRIIVVASGLYYLARLNLNNVNPTTTLPGYLYYVSKYANIVFTLELARRLEGSGVTANCLHPGLINTGIWKSVPPPFSWGLHFLLNTFSKTIEQGAQTTIYLAVSSEVNGISGKYFSDCRETELPHGIKNPSQGKKFWELSETMVKLQPSDPKI